One genomic region from Candidatus Nitrosopumilus koreensis AR1 encodes:
- a CDS encoding 4-phosphopantoate--beta-alanine ligase, whose protein sequence is MTLIPKSHPRAKSLLIREKLVNGFDKGLVAKEGLLAQGRGEAFDYLLGEKTNKAAKLAIKAAAAQLLQAKRPVISINGNVAALCPKEIVRLSKQVKAKLEVNLFYTNEKRKQAIIKILKKNGAKEILGTNPSDSTRLPGIDSARRIVDKNGIFAADVVVVPLEDGDRTMALRNAGKTVITFDLNPLSRTSQTADITIVDNITRAIELLISESKKISKRNGKGREKIISNFDNKKNLTENVIQIRNNLTRRARVA, encoded by the coding sequence ATGACATTAATTCCAAAGTCACATCCAAGAGCAAAGTCACTTTTAATTCGTGAAAAACTAGTTAATGGTTTTGACAAAGGATTGGTTGCAAAAGAAGGTCTTTTAGCTCAAGGTAGAGGTGAGGCATTTGACTACCTACTTGGAGAAAAAACAAATAAGGCTGCAAAACTGGCAATAAAGGCAGCAGCTGCTCAATTACTTCAGGCTAAACGACCTGTAATCTCAATTAATGGAAATGTAGCGGCACTGTGTCCAAAAGAGATTGTAAGACTATCAAAACAAGTCAAAGCCAAACTTGAAGTAAATCTATTTTATACAAATGAAAAAAGAAAACAGGCAATCATCAAAATTCTCAAAAAAAATGGGGCAAAAGAAATCCTAGGCACGAATCCATCAGACTCTACAAGATTGCCAGGAATTGATTCAGCACGAAGGATAGTAGATAAAAATGGAATTTTTGCAGCTGATGTAGTAGTTGTGCCATTAGAAGACGGAGACAGAACAATGGCACTAAGAAATGCAGGAAAAACAGTCATTACGTTTGATCTAAATCCACTTTCACGAACTTCACAAACTGCAGATATTACAATTGTAGATAATATTACACGAGCAATAGAATTACTAATTTCTGAGTCTAAAAAAATATCAAAAAGGAATGGAAAAGGTCGTGAAAAAATAATTTCAAATTTTGATAACAAGAAAAACCTAACAGAAAATGTTATCCAAATAAGAAATAATCTGACAAGGAGGGCAAGAGTTGCATAA
- the panB gene encoding 3-methyl-2-oxobutanoate hydroxymethyltransferase gives MHKSVQDIVNMKKEKKKISVITGYDYTLASLCDKAGIDVLLVGDSAGMVMLGYENTIPVTMDQMSMFTEAVSRARDNALLVADLPFMSYQVSIEDAINNSGRLIKAGADAVKLEGGSIMAETISAIVDVGIPVMGHIGLQPQTTMLSQGYKVQGKTKDAAIKLIQDAKELEEAGVFSIALEMVSHEVAQIISETVSVPTIGIGSGVNCDGQVLVVQDLLGMYDKIKPKFAKRYMNLSEDIVKSLEDYKNDVESSAFPAEENWFSMDPEELKKLREQIGS, from the coding sequence TTGCATAAATCAGTACAAGACATTGTAAATATGAAAAAAGAAAAGAAAAAGATCTCAGTAATTACAGGTTATGATTACACATTAGCATCACTATGTGACAAAGCAGGAATTGATGTATTACTAGTTGGAGACAGTGCAGGAATGGTAATGCTTGGTTATGAGAATACAATTCCTGTAACAATGGATCAAATGTCTATGTTTACTGAAGCAGTTAGTAGAGCACGAGATAATGCGTTGCTTGTTGCAGATTTACCATTTATGTCATATCAAGTAAGTATAGAAGATGCAATTAACAATTCAGGTAGATTAATCAAAGCAGGAGCTGATGCAGTTAAACTAGAAGGAGGTTCAATCATGGCAGAGACAATTAGTGCAATTGTTGATGTTGGAATTCCTGTTATGGGTCATATTGGATTACAACCTCAAACAACAATGCTGTCACAAGGTTACAAAGTACAAGGGAAAACAAAAGATGCTGCAATAAAACTAATCCAAGATGCAAAAGAACTTGAAGAAGCTGGTGTGTTTAGTATAGCATTAGAGATGGTGAGTCATGAGGTTGCACAGATAATTTCAGAAACAGTGAGTGTGCCTACAATTGGAATTGGCTCAGGAGTAAATTGCGATGGGCAGGTGTTAGTGGTTCAAGACTTACTTGGAATGTACGACAAAATAAAGCCAAAATTTGCAAAAAGATACATGAATCTATCTGAAGACATTGTAAAATCACTTGAAGATTACAAGAATGACGTAGAATCAAGTGCATTTCCTGCAGAAGAAAATTGGTTTTCAATGGATCCTGAAGAATTAAAAAAATTACGTGAGCAAATTGGCAGTTAA
- the coaBC gene encoding bifunctional phosphopantothenoylcysteine decarboxylase/phosphopantothenate--cysteine ligase CoaBC: MAVKKKVNDHPSLDIVSSHGVELTGKKIVLCVAGSVAAYKAIELARLLMRHGADVTCVASGAATKLIQPDYFKWATGNDVITKLTGKLEHIKLADYNQSDLVIVYPATANTLGKLANGIDDTPISTVLTVGFGSKIPILMCLAMHESMYDNSAVKNNIEFLKNKIQFLSPQMIEGKAKAPEPEDVLEFVLRKFGFSSTLQNKKVLMTAGPTIEYIDPVRVITNLSSGKTGVLLASELISAGAKVTLIYGPGSEEPPKGAKIINVTTNKEMFDATKTELKKKYDIVIMAAAASDYTPENTSKSKIKSNKKSLTIRLKKAPKIIDQVKKSQKNTILVGFKAETNLSKNALIKAAKTKLKESDADIIIANDIGTKYQKNPNNNQIIIVDDKKITTSGWKRKEKIVKIIRKEIEMKMK, encoded by the coding sequence TTGGCAGTTAAAAAGAAAGTAAATGATCACCCATCATTAGATATTGTTTCATCACACGGTGTAGAGTTAACAGGAAAAAAGATAGTGTTATGTGTTGCAGGAAGTGTTGCTGCATACAAAGCAATAGAGCTTGCAAGGCTGCTTATGAGACATGGTGCAGATGTAACATGTGTAGCAAGCGGTGCAGCAACAAAACTAATTCAACCTGATTATTTCAAATGGGCCACAGGAAATGACGTAATTACAAAACTCACTGGTAAGCTAGAACACATAAAATTAGCTGATTACAATCAATCAGATTTAGTAATTGTATATCCTGCAACTGCAAACACTTTGGGAAAACTTGCAAATGGTATTGATGATACTCCAATTTCAACAGTTTTAACTGTAGGATTTGGATCTAAAATTCCAATTTTGATGTGTCTAGCAATGCACGAATCAATGTATGATAATTCAGCTGTAAAAAACAATATTGAGTTTCTAAAAAACAAAATTCAATTTCTTTCCCCCCAAATGATTGAAGGAAAAGCAAAAGCACCAGAACCTGAAGATGTTTTAGAATTTGTGTTAAGGAAATTTGGTTTTTCATCTACATTACAAAACAAGAAAGTGTTAATGACTGCAGGACCAACAATAGAATACATTGATCCTGTTAGAGTAATAACAAATCTTAGTTCAGGAAAGACAGGAGTGTTATTAGCTTCAGAATTAATTTCAGCTGGAGCCAAAGTTACTTTGATTTATGGTCCAGGAAGTGAAGAACCACCCAAAGGTGCAAAAATTATCAATGTTACAACAAACAAAGAGATGTTTGATGCAACAAAAACAGAACTAAAGAAAAAATATGATATTGTGATTATGGCAGCAGCAGCATCAGACTATACCCCCGAGAATACATCAAAATCCAAGATAAAGAGTAACAAAAAATCACTCACAATCAGGCTCAAAAAAGCACCAAAAATCATTGATCAGGTAAAAAAATCTCAAAAAAATACCATACTAGTCGGATTCAAGGCTGAAACAAATCTATCAAAAAATGCTCTAATCAAAGCAGCTAAAACTAAATTAAAAGAATCTGATGCAGATATTATAATTGCAAATGATATTGGAACAAAATATCAAAAGAATCCAAATAACAATCAAATCATAATTGTTGATGACAAAAAAATAACAACATCGGGATGGAAGAGAAAAGAGAAGATTGTGAAAATAATTAGAAAAGAAATTGAAATGAAAATGAAATGA